The following coding sequences are from one Microtus pennsylvanicus isolate mMicPen1 chromosome 1, mMicPen1.hap1, whole genome shotgun sequence window:
- the Timm44 gene encoding mitochondrial import inner membrane translocase subunit TIM44 encodes MAAAALRGGWCRCPRRCLGKGVQILSSHNLPHGSSYQISRPGGELTLTKSYSTGNRKGFLSGLLDNIKQELAKNKEMKESIKKFRDEAKKLEESDALQEARRKYKSIESETVRTSEAIKKKLGELTGTVKESLDEVSKSDLGRKIKEGVEEAARTAKQSAESVSKGGEKLGKTAAFKAISQGVESVKKEIDESVLGQTGPYRRPERLRKRTEFAGAKFKEDKVFQANEEALGLVLHKDSKWYQQWKDFKNNNVVFNRFFEMKIKYDESDNVLIRASRALTDKVTDLLGGLFSKTEMSEVLTEILRADPNFDKDRFLRQCESDIIPNILEAMISGELDILKDWCYEATYSQLAHPIQQAKALGLQFHSRILDISNVDLAMGKMMEQGPVLIVTFQAQLVMVIKNPKGEVVEGDPDKVLRMLYVWALCRDQQELNPYAAWRLLDISASSTEQIL; translated from the exons ATGGCGGCGGCAGCTCTGCGGGGCGGCTGGTGCCGCTGTCCGCGG AGGTGCCTAGGCAAAGGAGTCCAAATTCTCTCCAGCCACAACCTACCCCATGGTTCAAGCTACCAGATAAGCCGGCCAGGAGGAGAGCTGACACTG ACCAAATCCTATTCTACTGGGAACAGAAAAGGGTTTTTGTCGGGCTTACTagacaacatcaaacaagaattagccaaaaacaaagagatgaaagagagtaTAAAAAAGTTCCGAGATGAAGCAAAGAAGCTAGAAGAATCAGATGCTCtccaggaagccagaagaaaataT AAATCCATCGAGTCAGAAACTGTGCGAACCAGTGAAGCCATAAAGAAGAAGCTTGGGGAACTGACGGGGACCGTGAAGGAG AGTCTTGATGAAGTCAGTAAGAGTGACCTTGGCCGGAAGATCAAGGAGGGGGTAGAAGAGgctgccaggacagccaagcaaTCAGCAGAGTCGGTATCCAAGGGCGGGGAGAAGCTGGGCAAGACGGCAGCCTTCAAAGCCATCTCCCAG GGTGTAGAGTCGGTGAAGAAGGAGATTGATGAGAGTGTGCTAGGACAGACGGGGCCCTACCGCCGGCCCGAGCGGCTCCGGAAAAGGACGGAGTTTGCTGGAGCGAAGTTCAAAGAAGACAAAGTGTTCCAGGCTAATGA GGAAGCGTTGGGGCTTGTGCTACACAAGGACTCCAAGTGGTACCAGCAGTGGAAGGACTTCAAAAACAACAATGTGGTGTTCAACC GCTTCTTTGAGATGAAGATAAAGTACGATGAGAGTGACAATGTTCTCATCCGGGCATCCCGGGCCTTAACGGACAAAGTCACTGACTTGCTGG GGGGACTTTTCTCAAAGACAGAAATGTCAGAggtgctcacagagatccttaGAGCGGACCCAAACTTCGACAAGGACCGCTTTCTTCGGCAGTGTGAGAGTGACATCATCCCTAACATCCTAGAG GCCATGATTTCTGGGGAGCTCGACATTCTCAAAGACTGGTGCTATGAAGCT ACGTACAGCCAGCTGGCCCACCCTATCCAGCAGGCCAAGGCTCTGGGCCTCCAGTTCCACTCCAGAATCCTCGACATCAGCAATGTGGAC CTGGCCATGGGCAAGATGATGGAGCAGGGCCCTGTGTTGATTGTCACCTTTCAAGCCCAGTTGGTGATGGTGATCAAGAACCCCAAAGGCGAGGTGGTTGAGGGTGATCCG GACAAGGTGCTACGCATGCTGTACGTGTGGGCACTCTGCAGAGACCAGCAGGAGCTCAACCCTTATGCTGCCTGGCGCCTTCTGGACATTTCAGCCTCCAGCACAGAACAGATCCTCTGA
- the Ctxn1 gene encoding cortexin-1 gives MSAAWTLSPEPLPPSTGPPVGAGLDVEQRTVFAFVLCLLVVLVLLMVRCVRILLDPYSRMPASSWTDHKEALERGQFDYALV, from the coding sequence ATGAGCGCGGCGTGGACACTGTCACCGGAGCCACTGCCGCCATCGACGGGGCCCCCGGTGGGCGCGGGCCTGGACGTCGAACAACGAACGGTGTTCGCCTTCGTGCTCTGCCTGCTCGTGGTGTTGGTTCTGTTGATGGTGCGCTGTGTGCGCATACTGCTAGACCCCTATAGCCGGATGCCTGCCTCGTCCTGGACCGACCACAAGGAGGCGCTCGAACGAGGGCAGTTCGACTATGCGTTGGTGTAA
- the Snapc2 gene encoding snRNA-activating protein complex subunit 2 isoform X1, whose amino-acid sequence MKPPQRQRKVPARYLSEAAGPTAWSPREMRHLLRLLQARRDQPEPDAAELAKELRGRSEAEICRFIQQLKGRVVREAIRKVHPGGPEGLRRQEAQLPAPIEVWMDLAEKLTGPLEEALTAAFSQVLTIAAAEPTSLLHSKPSKPTKACGKPLLFLSAQGGPKNPGLEASGSAPVTADSTPETSVPVPKASDPNPETLGLASEVTVSDTPTKSLAGPSTEKDYTVDFEKIYKYLSFSSRNGHGPELSAAESAVVLDLITSLPEELSHLPCTALVEHMTKTYARLMAPQTSLPSGKSPRLGNEERETGSKEPEEPDQASPQASEPIEQRPAWQAVGICPLNPFLVPLELLGQVPTPAR is encoded by the exons ATGAAGCCACCGCAGCGACAGCGGAAGGTCCCGGCCCGCTACCTAAGTGAGGCTGCCGGCCCCACGGCTTGGAGCCCCCGCGAGATGCGACATCTACTGAGACTTCTTCAGGCTCGGCGGGACCAGCCGGAGCCAGACGCCGCGGAGCTGGCCAAGGAGCTGAGGGGCCGCAGTGAGGCCGAG ATCTGCCGATTTATCCAGCAGCTCAAAGGCCGTGTGGTTCGTGAAGCCATTCGAAAGGTGCACCCAGGTGGCCCAGAGGGACTAAGGCGACAAGAAGCTCAGCTTCCAGCCCCCATAGAG GTATGGATGGATCTTGCTGAGAAACTAACAGGCCCGCTGGAGGAAGCCCTGACTGCAGCTTTCTCCCAG GTGCTCACCATTGCTGCTGCAGAACCGACCAGCCTCCTGCACTCCAAGCCAAGCAAGCCCACGAAGGCCTGTGGAAAGCCACTGCTGTTCTTGAGTGCCCAAGGAGGGCCGAAGAATCCTGGCCTTGAAGCCTCTGGGTCTGCCCCTGTAACTGCTGACTCCACTCCTGAGACCTCTGTTCCTGTCCCTAAGGCCTCTGATCCCAACCCTGAGACCCTTGGCCTTGCCTCTGAGGTCACTGTCTCTGATACCCCAACCAAATCCCTGGCTGGCCCCTCCACAGAGAAAGACTACACTGTGGACTTTGAAAAGATCTACAAATATCTGTCCTTCTCCTCCAGAAATGGCCATGGCCCTGAGCTCTCAGCAGCTG AGTCAGCTGTGGTCCTTGACCTGATCACGTCACTTCCAGAGGAGCTGTCCCATCTGCCTTGCACAGCCCTGGTGGAACATATGACCAAAACATATGCTCGACTGATGGCCCCCCAGACTTCTCTCCCTAGCGGGAAGAGCCCCAGGCTGgggaatgaagaaagagagaCTGGCTCCAAGGAGCCCGAGGAGCCTGACCAAGCCAGTCCTCAGGCCTCTGAGCCCATAGAACAGAGGCCGGCCTGGCAAGCAGTTGGGATCTGCCCATTGAACCCATTCCTGGTACCCCTGGAGCTATTGGGCCAGGTGCCCACCCCTGCGAGGTGA
- the Snapc2 gene encoding snRNA-activating protein complex subunit 2 isoform X2 gives MARYWIVGLYICRFIQQLKGRVVREAIRKVHPGGPEGLRRQEAQLPAPIEVWMDLAEKLTGPLEEALTAAFSQVLTIAAAEPTSLLHSKPSKPTKACGKPLLFLSAQGGPKNPGLEASGSAPVTADSTPETSVPVPKASDPNPETLGLASEVTVSDTPTKSLAGPSTEKDYTVDFEKIYKYLSFSSRNGHGPELSAAESAVVLDLITSLPEELSHLPCTALVEHMTKTYARLMAPQTSLPSGKSPRLGNEERETGSKEPEEPDQASPQASEPIEQRPAWQAVGICPLNPFLVPLELLGQVPTPAR, from the exons ATGGCACGCTACTGGATTGTGGGTCTGTAC ATCTGCCGATTTATCCAGCAGCTCAAAGGCCGTGTGGTTCGTGAAGCCATTCGAAAGGTGCACCCAGGTGGCCCAGAGGGACTAAGGCGACAAGAAGCTCAGCTTCCAGCCCCCATAGAG GTATGGATGGATCTTGCTGAGAAACTAACAGGCCCGCTGGAGGAAGCCCTGACTGCAGCTTTCTCCCAG GTGCTCACCATTGCTGCTGCAGAACCGACCAGCCTCCTGCACTCCAAGCCAAGCAAGCCCACGAAGGCCTGTGGAAAGCCACTGCTGTTCTTGAGTGCCCAAGGAGGGCCGAAGAATCCTGGCCTTGAAGCCTCTGGGTCTGCCCCTGTAACTGCTGACTCCACTCCTGAGACCTCTGTTCCTGTCCCTAAGGCCTCTGATCCCAACCCTGAGACCCTTGGCCTTGCCTCTGAGGTCACTGTCTCTGATACCCCAACCAAATCCCTGGCTGGCCCCTCCACAGAGAAAGACTACACTGTGGACTTTGAAAAGATCTACAAATATCTGTCCTTCTCCTCCAGAAATGGCCATGGCCCTGAGCTCTCAGCAGCTG AGTCAGCTGTGGTCCTTGACCTGATCACGTCACTTCCAGAGGAGCTGTCCCATCTGCCTTGCACAGCCCTGGTGGAACATATGACCAAAACATATGCTCGACTGATGGCCCCCCAGACTTCTCTCCCTAGCGGGAAGAGCCCCAGGCTGgggaatgaagaaagagagaCTGGCTCCAAGGAGCCCGAGGAGCCTGACCAAGCCAGTCCTCAGGCCTCTGAGCCCATAGAACAGAGGCCGGCCTGGCAAGCAGTTGGGATCTGCCCATTGAACCCATTCCTGGTACCCCTGGAGCTATTGGGCCAGGTGCCCACCCCTGCGAGGTGA